The following proteins come from a genomic window of Coffea arabica cultivar ET-39 chromosome 11c, Coffea Arabica ET-39 HiFi, whole genome shotgun sequence:
- the LOC113716877 gene encoding alpha-amylase 3, chloroplastic isoform X3 translates to MSAVATELLVHYSLRRRTLVPGIHAYSRRAPPLYLNCTRRPLSAGPSLSSFELKAPKALTLRASASTDTAAVVESDVVFSETFSLKRPVKVEGKITIRLVNGKDEENWQLIVGCSLPGKWVLHWGVKYIGDVGSEWDQPPPEMRPPGSIAIKVDYAIESPLEKSSTLEGESFYEVKIDFNTNNSITAINFVLKDEDSGSWYQHRGRDFKVPLTEYRHDDGNVVGAKKGFGIWPGAFGQLSNMLLKSEGAENKMDFTSCESKAPPQQNSRLEGFYEEHPIVRETLVDNSVTVSVTQCPETAKNLLYIETDLPGDVIVHWGVCKDKGRKWELPEQPYPSETKVFKNKALRTLLQRKEGGTCSSGSFTLDVGLTAFVFALKLNENTWLNNMGKDFYIPLSSSRVLNKEHSQSHSANKTKESSTAYTDGIINEIRNLVSDIASEKSRKTKIKEAQESILQEIEKLAAEAYSIFRSAIPTFTEEEVSEAEVLKPSVKIASGTGSGFEVVCQGFNWESHKSGRWYMELHQKAAELSSLGFTVVWLPPPTESVSPEGYMPKDLYNLNSRYGSIDELKSLVKRFHEVGIMVLGDAVLNHRCAHYKNQNGIWNIFGGRLNWDDRAVVADDPHFQGRGNKSSGDNFHAAPNIDHSQEFVRKDLKEWLCWLRQEIGYDGWRLDFVRGFWGGYVKDYIDASEPYFAVGEYWDSLNYTYGEMDHNQDAHRQRIVDWINATNGCAGAFDVTTKGILHSALERYEYWRLSDEKGKPPGVVGWWPSRAVTFIENHDTGSTQGHWRFPGGKEMQGYAYILTHPGTPTVFYDHIFSDYQSELSKLISVRTRNKIHCRSIVKVMKAERDVYAAIIDEKVAMKIGPGYYEPQTGPQKWSLATEGKDYKVWEAS, encoded by the exons ATGTCTGCCGTTGCTACAGAGCTTTTGGTCCACTATTCTCTCAGACGACGTACTCTCGTTCCAGGTATTCATGCATATTCGAGAAGAGCCCCTCCTTTGTACTTAAATTGCACAAGGAGGCCACTTTCCGCTGGCCCGAGCTTGAGCTCCTTTGAACTGAAAGCTCCCAAGGCTCTTACTCTCCGAGCTAGCGCCTCCACAGACACCGCTGCCGTCGTCGAATCTGACGTCGTTTTCAGCGAAACTTTCTCCCTTAAACGCCCAGTAAAA GTTGAAGGAAAGATAACAATCAGATTGGTTAATGGGAAAGATGAGGAAAACTGGCAGCTCATTGTGGGATGTAGTCTACCAGGGAAGTGGGTTCTTCACTGGGGAGTTAAGTACATAGGCGATGTGGGCAG TGAATGGGATCAACCTCCCCCGGAGATGAGACCTCCAGGTTCTATTGCCATTAAGGTG GACTATGCAATTGAATCTCCTCTAGAAAAATCCTCCACATTGGAAGGAGAAAGTTTTTATGAAGTGAAGATTGATTTCAATACAAATAATTCAATCACAGCTATAAATTTTGTATTGAAG gATGAGGACAGTGGATCTTGGTATCAGCATCGAGGAAGAGACTTCAAGGTTCCTCTGACTGAGTATCGTCATGATGATGGCAATGTTGTAGGAGCAAAAAAAGGCTTTGGTATATGGCCAG GAGCTTTTGGACAGCTGTCCAACATGCTTCTTAAGTCAGAAGGAGCTGAAAATAAAATGGATTTTACCAGTTGTGAGTCAAAAGCTCCACCTCAGCAAAATAGTCGACTTGAAGGGTTTTATGAAGAGCATCCTATTGTAAGAGAAACTCTTGTTGATAACTCGGTAACGGTTTCTGTGACACAATGCCCAGAGACAGCCAAGAATCTTTTGTATATCGAAACGGACTTACCAGGAGATGTCATTGTTCACTGGGGAGTCTGCAAAGACAAGGGTCGGAAGTGGGAACTTCCAGAGCAGCCCTATCCATCTGAAACAAAAGTATTCAAGAATAAGGCTTTGAGAACTTTGTTGCAA CGAAAAGAGGGTGGAACTTGTTCTTCGGGATCATTTACTTTGGATGTAGGGCTCACTGCTTTTGTCTTCGCTCTGAAGCTAAATGAGAATACATGGTTGAATAATATGGGAAAGGACTTCTATATTCCCCTCTCAAGTTCTAGGGTCCTCAATAAAGAACATAGCCAGTCTCATTCTGCCAATAAAACAAAGGAATCATCTACTGCATATACGGATGGAATCATTAATGAGATAAGGAATTTGGTCAGTGACATTGCCTCAGAAAAAAGTcggaaaactaaaattaaagaaGCCCAAGAAAGCATTCTTCAGGAGATCGAGAAGCTTGCTGCAGAAGCCTATAGTATCTTTAGGAGCGCCATACCCACATTTACAGAAGAGGAAGTCTCAGAAGCAGAGGTATTAAAACCGTCTGTCAAAATAGCTTCTGGGACTGGTTCTGGTTTTGAAGTTGTATGTCAAGGATTTAACTGGGAGTCACATAAATCTGGAAGATGGTATATGGAGCTTCATCAAAAAGCTGCTGAGTTATCATCACTTGGTTTTACTGTTGTCTGGTTACCTCCGCCCACAGAGTCTGTTTCACCTGAAGGCTACATGCCAAAGGATTTGTACAATCTGAACTCCAG ATATGGAAGTATTGATGAATTGAAGTCTCTCGTGAAGAGATTCCATGAAGTTGGCATCATGGTCCTCGGAGATGCTGTGCTAAACCATAGATGTGCCCATTACAAAAATCAGAATGGtatttggaatatttttggTGGCCGTTTGAATTGGGATGATCGTGCAGTAGTTGCTGATGATCCACATTTTCAG GGAAGAGGCAATAAAAGTAGTGGGGATAATTTCCATGCTGCACCTAATATCGATCATTCACAAGAATTCGTGAGAAAGGACCTCAAAGAATGGTTATGTTGGCTAAG GCAAGAGATTGGATATGATGGGTGGAGGCTTGATTTTGTTCGAGGTTTTTGGGGTGGTTATGTCAAGGATTACATTGATGCTAGTGAGCCTTACTTTGCTGTGGGCGAGTACTGGGATTCTCTTAATTATACATATGGGGAAATGGATCACAATCAAGATGCACATAGGCAGCGAATTGTTGACTGGATTAATGCTACTAATGGATGTGCTGGTGCATTTGATGTTACCACAAAAGGGATTCTTCATTCT GCACTTGAAAGGTATGAATATTGGCGATTATCTGACGAGAAAGGGAAACCTCCTGGAGTTGTTGGTTGGTGGCCATCTCGTGCGGTTACTTTTATAGAGAACCATGATACTGGTTCTACTCAG GGTCATTGGAGATTTCCAGGTGGAAAGGAGATGCAGGGATATGCTTACATCCTCACTCACCCAGGAACACCGACTGTATTTTATGATCACATTTTTTCCGACTACCAGTCCGAACTGTCAAAACTAATCTCCGTGAGAACCCGGAACAAGATCCACTGCAGAAGCATA GTTAAAGTAATGAAGGCAGAAAGGGATGTTTATGCGGCAATTATTGATGAGAAGGTGGCCATGAAAATTGGACCGGGTTACTATGAGCCTCAAACTGGTCCTCAAAAATGGTCCTTAGCTACTGAGGGCAAGGATTACAAAGTGTGGGAAGCATCGTGA
- the LOC113716877 gene encoding alpha-amylase 3, chloroplastic isoform X5, translating into MSAVATELLVHYSLRRRTLVPGIHAYSRRAPPLYLNCTRRPLSAGPSLSSFELKAPKALTLRASASTDTAAVVESDVVFSETFSLKRPVKVEGKITIRLVNGKDEENWQLIVGCSLPGKWVLHWGVKYIGDVGSEWDQPPPEMRPPGSIAIKDYAIESPLEKSSTLEGESFYEVKIDFNTNNSITAINFVLKDEDSGSWYQHRGRDFKVPLTEYRHDDGNVVGAKKGFGIWPGAFGQLSNMLLKSEGAENKMDFTSCESKAPPQQNSRLEGFYEEHPIVRETLVDNSVTVSVTQCPETAKNLLYIETDLPGDVIVHWGVCKDKGRKWELPEQPYPSETKVFKNKALRTLLQRKEGGTCSSGSFTLDVGLTAFVFALKLNENTWLNNMGKDFYIPLSSSRVLNKEHSQSHSANKTKESSTAYTDGIINEIRNLVSDIASEKSRKTKIKEAQESILQEIEKLAAEAYSIFRSAIPTFTEEEVSEAEVLKPSVKIASGTGSGFEVVCQGFNWESHKSGRWYMELHQKAAELSSLGFTVVWLPPPTESVSPEGYMPKDLYNLNSRYGSIDELKSLVKRFHEVGIMVLGDAVLNHRCAHYKNQNGIWNIFGGRLNWDDRAVVADDPHFQGRGNKSSGDNFHAAPNIDHSQEFVRKDLKEWLCWLRQEIGYDGWRLDFVRGFWGGYVKDYIDASEPYFAVGEYWDSLNYTYGEMDHNQDAHRQRIVDWINATNGCAGAFDVTTKGILHSALERYEYWRLSDEKGKPPGVVGWWPSRAVTFIENHDTGSTQGHWRFPGGKEMQGYAYILTHPGTPTVFYDHIFSDYQSELSKLISVRTRNKIHCRSIVKVMKAERDVYAAIIDEKVAMKIGPGYYEPQTGPQKWSLATEGKDYKVWEAS; encoded by the exons ATGTCTGCCGTTGCTACAGAGCTTTTGGTCCACTATTCTCTCAGACGACGTACTCTCGTTCCAGGTATTCATGCATATTCGAGAAGAGCCCCTCCTTTGTACTTAAATTGCACAAGGAGGCCACTTTCCGCTGGCCCGAGCTTGAGCTCCTTTGAACTGAAAGCTCCCAAGGCTCTTACTCTCCGAGCTAGCGCCTCCACAGACACCGCTGCCGTCGTCGAATCTGACGTCGTTTTCAGCGAAACTTTCTCCCTTAAACGCCCAGTAAAA GTTGAAGGAAAGATAACAATCAGATTGGTTAATGGGAAAGATGAGGAAAACTGGCAGCTCATTGTGGGATGTAGTCTACCAGGGAAGTGGGTTCTTCACTGGGGAGTTAAGTACATAGGCGATGTGGGCAG TGAATGGGATCAACCTCCCCCGGAGATGAGACCTCCAGGTTCTATTGCCATTAAG GACTATGCAATTGAATCTCCTCTAGAAAAATCCTCCACATTGGAAGGAGAAAGTTTTTATGAAGTGAAGATTGATTTCAATACAAATAATTCAATCACAGCTATAAATTTTGTATTGAAG gATGAGGACAGTGGATCTTGGTATCAGCATCGAGGAAGAGACTTCAAGGTTCCTCTGACTGAGTATCGTCATGATGATGGCAATGTTGTAGGAGCAAAAAAAGGCTTTGGTATATGGCCAG GAGCTTTTGGACAGCTGTCCAACATGCTTCTTAAGTCAGAAGGAGCTGAAAATAAAATGGATTTTACCAGTTGTGAGTCAAAAGCTCCACCTCAGCAAAATAGTCGACTTGAAGGGTTTTATGAAGAGCATCCTATTGTAAGAGAAACTCTTGTTGATAACTCGGTAACGGTTTCTGTGACACAATGCCCAGAGACAGCCAAGAATCTTTTGTATATCGAAACGGACTTACCAGGAGATGTCATTGTTCACTGGGGAGTCTGCAAAGACAAGGGTCGGAAGTGGGAACTTCCAGAGCAGCCCTATCCATCTGAAACAAAAGTATTCAAGAATAAGGCTTTGAGAACTTTGTTGCAA CGAAAAGAGGGTGGAACTTGTTCTTCGGGATCATTTACTTTGGATGTAGGGCTCACTGCTTTTGTCTTCGCTCTGAAGCTAAATGAGAATACATGGTTGAATAATATGGGAAAGGACTTCTATATTCCCCTCTCAAGTTCTAGGGTCCTCAATAAAGAACATAGCCAGTCTCATTCTGCCAATAAAACAAAGGAATCATCTACTGCATATACGGATGGAATCATTAATGAGATAAGGAATTTGGTCAGTGACATTGCCTCAGAAAAAAGTcggaaaactaaaattaaagaaGCCCAAGAAAGCATTCTTCAGGAGATCGAGAAGCTTGCTGCAGAAGCCTATAGTATCTTTAGGAGCGCCATACCCACATTTACAGAAGAGGAAGTCTCAGAAGCAGAGGTATTAAAACCGTCTGTCAAAATAGCTTCTGGGACTGGTTCTGGTTTTGAAGTTGTATGTCAAGGATTTAACTGGGAGTCACATAAATCTGGAAGATGGTATATGGAGCTTCATCAAAAAGCTGCTGAGTTATCATCACTTGGTTTTACTGTTGTCTGGTTACCTCCGCCCACAGAGTCTGTTTCACCTGAAGGCTACATGCCAAAGGATTTGTACAATCTGAACTCCAG ATATGGAAGTATTGATGAATTGAAGTCTCTCGTGAAGAGATTCCATGAAGTTGGCATCATGGTCCTCGGAGATGCTGTGCTAAACCATAGATGTGCCCATTACAAAAATCAGAATGGtatttggaatatttttggTGGCCGTTTGAATTGGGATGATCGTGCAGTAGTTGCTGATGATCCACATTTTCAG GGAAGAGGCAATAAAAGTAGTGGGGATAATTTCCATGCTGCACCTAATATCGATCATTCACAAGAATTCGTGAGAAAGGACCTCAAAGAATGGTTATGTTGGCTAAG GCAAGAGATTGGATATGATGGGTGGAGGCTTGATTTTGTTCGAGGTTTTTGGGGTGGTTATGTCAAGGATTACATTGATGCTAGTGAGCCTTACTTTGCTGTGGGCGAGTACTGGGATTCTCTTAATTATACATATGGGGAAATGGATCACAATCAAGATGCACATAGGCAGCGAATTGTTGACTGGATTAATGCTACTAATGGATGTGCTGGTGCATTTGATGTTACCACAAAAGGGATTCTTCATTCT GCACTTGAAAGGTATGAATATTGGCGATTATCTGACGAGAAAGGGAAACCTCCTGGAGTTGTTGGTTGGTGGCCATCTCGTGCGGTTACTTTTATAGAGAACCATGATACTGGTTCTACTCAG GGTCATTGGAGATTTCCAGGTGGAAAGGAGATGCAGGGATATGCTTACATCCTCACTCACCCAGGAACACCGACTGTATTTTATGATCACATTTTTTCCGACTACCAGTCCGAACTGTCAAAACTAATCTCCGTGAGAACCCGGAACAAGATCCACTGCAGAAGCATA GTTAAAGTAATGAAGGCAGAAAGGGATGTTTATGCGGCAATTATTGATGAGAAGGTGGCCATGAAAATTGGACCGGGTTACTATGAGCCTCAAACTGGTCCTCAAAAATGGTCCTTAGCTACTGAGGGCAAGGATTACAAAGTGTGGGAAGCATCGTGA